TGGTCCGGCGGCTCGGTGACCAGCAGCGAGGGCGGGGTCAGGGGTCCGAGCCGGCCCGGCTCCTCGGCCCAGCGCCCGATCCTGCCCAGCAGCCCGTCGCCCGGGTCGAACACCCCGGTGCGGAAGTCGTTGCTGGTGAGCACCTCCTTGACCGTCGGCAGGGAGGCCGTGATGTGCGCGAAGTGGCTGCGGTGCAGCGGACCGTCGGCCCGCACCTCCGCCGCGATCGCCGCGACAGCGTCGGTGTTCATGCCCCGGCCCTGGGACACGAGTCGCCCCTGGATGTCGCCACGCGCGGCCTGGCGCCGCATCACGACGCTCGGGAGTCCGTGGGACAGCGCCCACCTGGCGGTCTGGCGCACCGTTGCGATCATGTCCGCACCCTAGGAACGGCCCGGCCGCTCGCGCCAGGAAACGTGCGCCAGCACACGGTGGGCGCCGGTGCCCACCTGCCTACAGTGGGGGCGTGAAGCTCGAACGCCGCCATGCCTGGGCCCTGCTCGCGATCGCGGCGTGGAACGTCGTGACCTACGCCCAGTTCACCCGGGCGCTGGCCACCACCGAGGAGGACCGGCCGGTGGGCTACTACGTCGCCCACACCGTGCTCATCGTGGTGAACCTCGTCATCGCCGTGGTGCTCGCGCGGTGGGGCACGCAGGCGCTGCGGGCCGCTCGCGCGGACCGCGCCGACCGCGCCGACCGCGCCGACCGCGCCGACAGCACCGACACCGGCCGCGACCTCACGCGCCGGTGACCGGGCCCGGTCCTCGCCACCGGCGGCGAGGCCCAGGTGCTCAGACCCGGACGGCGATGAGGGCGATGTCGTCCTCGCCGGTGTGCGGGGCCAGCATCTCCAGCACGTTGTCGCACAGGTGGCCCAGCGGCACGCCGGCCAGCGCGCCCAGCGCGCTGCGCAGGTCGGCGATGCCCACGTCGATCGAGGTGCCGCGGCGCTCGATGAGCCCGTCGGTGTAGAGCAGCAGCGTCGCCCCGGGGTCCAGCACCATCTCGTGGTCCTGGCGCGGGAAGGTCGGGTCGACCCCGAGCAGCAGGTCGGACTTGTCGTCGAGCAGCAGCGTGCTGCCGTCGGGCTGCAGCACCACGGGCGGGGCGTTGCCGGCGTTGCTCCAGCGCAGCACGCGTCCGGGAGCCTCGGTCGCCTCCTCGATGCGCGCGAGGATCGCCGTGCTGAGCTCGGAGACCGCCAGCCCCTGGGCGACGTACTCCAGACGGGTGAGGACGGTGGCCGGCGAGTCGCCGTGCGGGCGGTCCTCGGCGTCGTACGCCAGCGCGCGGAGGAGGCCGCGGATCTGGCCCATCTTCGCCGCCGCCACCTCGTCGTGGCCCGAGACGTCGCCGATGGCCAGCATCGTGGCCCCGTCGGGCTGGGTGAAGGCGTCGTACCAGTCGCCGCCGACCTGGGCGACGTCGTCGGCGCTGCGGTAGCGCACCGTGACCTCCATGCCCCCGCCCGCCGCGGGCTCGGTCAGCATCGCGCTCTGCAGCGACTCGGCGAGGTCCTGGAAGCGGCGCGAGCTGCGCCGCAGCTCCTCCGCCTTCTCCAGCCGGTCCAGGGCCGTGGCGCACTGCGCCGCGAACCCCTCCATCAGCTCGACGCTCTGCTGGGTGAAGACCTGCGGCTCGACCCAGCCCACGGCGATCGAGCCGATGGTGCGGTCCTGCACCGACAGCGGCAGGCAGGCCCAGGCCGAGCGACCGGTCTCGTCGCTCACCGCGGCCATCTCGGGGGCGAAGGCCGCGCAGTCGGCGCGGTCGCGCAGCAGCACCAGCGCGCCGGTCCGGGCGGACACCTGGCCGGCCAGGGGGCTGTCGTAGGGCAGGGTCGCGTACGTCGAGCGCACGTCGGGCCCCAGCGACTCGCTCAGGGTGACGCGCCACTCCCCGCTCGGGGTCGGCGTGACCACCGCACCGCCGTCGGCGCCGAGCACGGTCAGGCCGCCGGTGACCACGATCCGCTCGAGGTCCTCCACGGTCTCCGCCTCGGTGAGCGACAGCGCCACCTCGGCGAGGCGGGTCACCTGCGCGGCCGAGATCTCCTGGGCCGCCTGGGCCTCGGTGAGCTGGGTGCGCGCCCGGTGCAGGTCGGTGACGTCCTCGGTGTAGTGCAGGAGGTAGACCACCTCGCCGTCCTCGAGGACGGGGGTCTCCACGACGTTCCACCAGCGGACGTCGAAGCCGTCGCCGCGCGGGATGTCGTAGCGGAAGCCGCGCACGGTCACCGGCCGCTGCGTCGCGACCGCCGCGGTCATCAGCGACCGGAGGTCGCTCTCCTGGTCGGAGCCGGCGTTGGTGGGGCTGTTGGGGAACACGTCGAAGACGTAGCGGTCGGCCAGCTCGTCGAGGGTCTTGCCGACCGCGTCGAGGTAGGGCTGGTTCGCCTCCAGCATGACCAGGTCGGCGGCGCGCAGCACGATCATGGCCACGGGCGCCGCGTGGAAGAACTCCCCGTAGGCGGTGGAGGGCAGGGTCGCGCTGCCCGCGTCGGGGGTCATGTACCCATCATGCCAACCCGCCGGTCGCCGTCGGCGCGATCGTCGGGATCCGTCGCCCCGAGCGGTGGCCGCGCCGGAATCCGTCGTTGCCCCTGGCGGCATCAGGCGGCATCAGGCGGGCGTCAGGCGGGCGTCAGGCGGGAGTCAGGCGGAGGTCAGGCGGGGGTCAGGTGGGGCTCAGGCGGAGATGCCGGCCGAGCGGGTCGCGTCGGCGGTGCGGGCCACGGCCGCCGGCAGCGTGAAGACGAACGAGCTGCCGACCCCTCCCGGGCCCTCCTCGACGTGGATGGTGCCGCCGTGGCGTTCGACGATGGTGCGGCAGATGAAGAGCCCCAGACCGGTGCCCGGCTGCGAGGTGGAGCCGCGGTAGAAGCGCTCGAAGACCCGCTCGCGCTCGGCGGGGTGGATGCCGGCGCCGTTGTCGGTGAGGCAGAAGCGCACGTGGTCGCCCTCGGTGCGGGCGGCGAGGTGCACGCGGGCGGTGACGCCGTCGTCGACGTACTTCACGGCGTTCTGCAGCAGGTTCGTGAGCAGCTGGGCCACGAGGGCCTTGTCGCACAGCACGAGCGGGGTCCGCTCCACCGTCGTGACGCCGCGGACGCCGACCTGCTCGGCGACCCGGTTGGCGAGCCGCGACACCGAGGCGAGCCGGGTCTGGAGCTCCCCGCCCTGCGTGGTGGCGTGGTCGAGGAGGTCGGCGATGAGGTCGTTCATGCGGTCGGCGTTGTCGACCACGCGGTCGAGCATCGCGGTCGCGGTGTCCCTCTCGACGGGACCGTCCTCGCCGAGGCTGCGCAGCTGGACCGCCCACCCCTTGACGGCCGTCAACGGGGTGCGGAGGTCGTGGGCCACCGAGGAGGCGAACGTCTGCAGCTCCTCGCGGGCGGCGCGGTCGGCGGTGACGTCGTCGAGCACCACCACCGTCGCCTCCTCGCCGGCCTCCGGGTCGTCGGAGGACACCGGCAGGGGGGTGCTGCGCACGTGGACGACGGTGCGGGCGCCGGCCCCGCCGTCGACGCGGAGGTCGAAGGCGCAGGGGGTGCGCTCGCACACGATGATCTCGGCCACCTGCTCCCAGGTGAACTCCTCGCCGTACGGCTCGGACCCGGCGAGCACGAACGACGGAGCGGCGATGACCCCGCGGCCGACGTGGTTGGCGCGCACGACCCGGCCGCGGCGGTCGAGCACCACGAGTCCCTGGCTCATGGCGTCGATCACCGTCGACAGCACGGCGGCCTGCTCGGTGGCCGCGCGCTGCCCGGTGCGGGCCTGCTCGAGCAGCAGCCCGGCCTCGTGCCGGCTCGCGGCGAGGCTGAGGCCGCTGACGACGAAGATCGACATCAGCAGCTGCACCAGCAGGGCGCGCGCAGCGTCGTCGCTGACGCCTGCCAACGGTCCGGTCCCGGCCAGGGTGGCGGCCAGCGCCACCACCGACGCGGTCAGCCCGTGCAGCGCGACGACGGACGAGCTGAACCGCAGGCCCGCCCAGAGCGTGACCATCAGGGGCAGGAACGCCAGGGGGAGGTCGAGCTGGCCGAACACGCCGACGTAGACCGCAACGGAGACGACCACGAGCCCTCCGAGCTCGCCGGCACGGGCGCGGAACGCGGCCGGCAGCGTACGGCGACCGTCCCCACGCAGGGCGTGCGCGACGAGGTGCGCGGTGGTCAGCACGATCAGCATGCCGAAGCTGTTGCGTCCCCAGTGCACCGTCATGTTCAGCCACGTGGGCGGGGCGACGAACGCCGTGAAGCCGGCCGCTGCGATGCACGCGGCCACGGCCGAGCTGACCGCGCTCGCCGCGACGCCGACGAAGAGGGTGTGCAGCCGGTCGAAGGTGCCCTGCCCGCCGCAGCCCCACAGGTCGGGCGCGAGGCGTCGCAGCAGGTGCACGACCAGAAGGGCCTGGACGAGGTTGACCACGGTGAAGGTGACCGACATGGGAACGCCCACCCCGACGGCGTCGTTGACGACGAAGGTGACGACGGCCAGCAGGGCCAGGTCGAGGACGGGGAAGCGTTCCTGCCGGCACAGCAGCCACACCGCAGCGACACCGCAGGCGGGCCAGATGACGGCGAGCGACGCCCCGTCGATCGGCAACGAGAGGCCGAGCTCCATCGCGGCGGCGTACACCGCCGCGAAGACCATCGACGACACCACCGTGCCGACACCCCGTCGTGAACCCATCGTGCCTCCGTGCTTTCCGTGCCCGTCCGGGTCCAGCATCGACAAGTCGGGGGTTCTTCGCCGCGGAATCGGGGACATAGGTCCCTTTCCGTGCCGGAATCGGCGTGCGACGGTCCGGGTGGTCAGGACCGGGCCGCGCGAACTGAAGGAATCCGCCGTGCGCGCCGGTGCGGATGTGCGTGCCCGGCGGGGACCGCCGGGTGCGGCACCTTCCCGCGCGCGTGACGGTGGGTGAGGATGGGGCGATGAAGGTCGCCCTGATGGTCACGTGCGTCAACGACGCGATGTTCCCCGACGCCGGGAAGGCCGTGGTCACGCTGCTGCGCCGGCTCGGGGTCGACGTCGAGTTCCCGGAGGCGCAGACCTGCTGCGCCCAGCCGATGGTCAACACCGGCTACCTCGACGAGGCGGTGCCGGTGGTGCGGACCTTCGTGGACGCCTTCGCGGGGTACGACGCCGTCGTCACGCCGTCGGGGTCCTGCGCCGGCTCGGTGCGCCACCAGCACTCGATCGTCGCCCGCCGCTCCGGCGACCCGGCGCTGGCCCGCCGGGTCGAGCAGACCGCCCCCCGGGTCCACGAGCTGACCGAGTTCCTCGTCGACGTGCTGGGGGTCGAGGACGTCGGGGCGTCGTTCCCGCACCGGGTGACCTACCACCCGACCTGCCACTCGCTGCGGCTCCTCGGCGTGGGGGACCGCCCGACCCGCCTGCTGCGCGCCGTACGAGGCCTGGAGCTCGTCGAGCTGCCGATGGCCGAGGAGTGCTGCGGCTTCGGCGGCACCTTCGCGGTCAAGAACGCCGACGTGTCGGTGGCGATGGGCTCGGACAAGGCCCGCCACGTGCGCGAGACGGGCGCCGAGGTGCTCGTCGCGGGCGACAGCTCCTGCCTCATGCACGTCGGCGGGTTGCTCTCGCGCCAGCAGTCCGGCGTGCGGGTGATGCACCTCGCGGAGGTGCTCGCCGCGACCGAGGGGGCCGCGCCATCCGTGCCCCCCGTGCCACCGGGAGCTGCTGAGACGCCCGCCGGCGCCGGGATCGGGGGTCGGTCGTGACCGCGACCTTCGTCGGCATGCCGGTCTTCCCCACCGCGGCCCGGGCCGCGCTGGCCGACACCCAGCTGCGTCGCAACCTCGCCCACGCGACCTCGACCATCCGGGCCAAGCGCCTCAGCGTGGTCTCGGAGGTGGAGGAGTGGGAGGACCTGCGCCTGGCCGGGGCCGCGATCAAGGACCAGGCGCTGCTCGACCTCGACCAGCACCTGCTGCGCCTCGAGGAGAGGCTGACGGCCAACGGCGCGATCGTGCACTGGGCCCGGGACGCGGCGGAGGCCTGCGCGATCGTGGCCCAGGTCGCCCGCGACCACGAGGTCGACGAGGTCGTCAAGGTCAAGTCGATGGCCACCGCCGAGATCGAGCTCAACGAGCGCCTGGCCGAGCACGGCATCGCCGCCTGGGAGACCGACCTGGCCGAGCTGATCGTGCAGCTGGGCGACGACCTGCCCTCCCACATCCTGGTGCCCGCGATCCACCGCAACCGGGCCGAGATCCGCGAAATCTTCCTGACGCGGATGGCCGGGGCGGGCAAGGCGGCACCCGCCGACCTGACCGACGACCCGCCGGAGCTCGCCGCAGCGGCGCGCCAGCACCTGCGGGAGAAGTTCCTGCGGGCCAAGGTCGGCATCAGCGGCGCCAACTTCGCCGTCGCCGACACCGGCACGCTCGTCGTGGTGGAGTCGGAGGGCAACGGCCGGATGTGCCTGACCCTGCCCGAGGTCCTGGTGTCGGTGGTCGGCATCGAGAAGGTGCTGCCGACCTGGACCGACCTCGAGGTGTTCCTGCAGACGCTGCCGCGCTCGTCCACCGGCGAGCGCATGAACCCCTACACCTCGACGTGGTCGGGCGTCACGCCCGGCGACGGCCCGCAGGAGGTGCACGTGGTGCTGCTCGACAACGGCCGCACCCGCGCGCTGGCCGACGAGGTCGGGCGTCAGGCACTGCGCTGCATCCGGTGCTCGGCGTGCCTGAACGTGTGCCCGGTCTACGAGCGCACCGGCGGCCACGCCTACGGCTCGGTCTACCCCGGTCCCATCGGCGCCATCCTCAACCCGCTGCTCCGGGGCCCGGGCTCGGGGGACCAGGTTGACAGCCTGCCCTACGCCTCGACGCTGTGCGGGGCCTGCTTCGAGGCCTGCCCGGTGCGCATCGACATCCCGACCGTGCTCGTCGACCTGCGCGCCCAGGTCGTCGACGCCCACCGGGGCGGGGTGCCCTCTGCACAGTCCGTGGCGATGAAGGGCGCGGCCTGGACCTTCGGGAGCGGCGCCCGGTTGCGGGCCGCCACCCGCGCCTCGGGGCTCCTCGGCGACGTCGTACGCCGCTTCGGCCGGCGGTCGCTGCCGGGCGGCCGCTCCGCACTCGGTCGGCTGCCGGGACCGGGGGCGGCGTGGAGCGGGGCGCGGGACATGCCCACCCCGCCGTCGGAGTCCTTCCGGGCGTGGTGGCGACGCACCGCGGGCGGCACGTCCGAGACCTCCGGGGCCCGCGACCCCGAGGGTGGTCCCGGCACCCCCCGCCCGAACCCGGGCACCCCGACGACGACCGGTGACCGCAGCCCCGACCAGTCGGCCGACCCGTCGGGCCGGCCGGCCGCCGGTCCGCTGGACCGTGGCGTCGGCGGAGGAGCGCTGTGAGCGCGCGCGACGAGATCCTCGGCCGCGTGCGCTCGGCGCTGACCACCCGGCCCGAGGGCGAGGTCGACGTCCCGCGCGCCTACCGGGACGCGGTCGCCCCCGTCTCCGGCGACGCGATGGTCGACCTGTTCGTCGAGCGGGTCGAGGACTACCGGGCGACCGTGCGGCGGTGCACCGTGGCCGAGCTCGAGCAGGCCGTCGCCGAGGCGGTGGGGCAGGCGCAGGCGGTCGTGCCCCCCGGCCTGGACTGGCAGGTGCCCGGCGCGGTCGCCGACGACGGCCAGTCCGCCGCGGAGCTCGACGGCATCGACGTCGTGGTGACCGCAGCGGCGGTGGGCATCGCGGTGACCGGCACCATCGTGCTCGACCACCGACCCGACCAGGGGCGTCGCGCCCTGACCCTGGTGCCCGACCACCACGTCTGCGTCGTGCGGGCCTCGCAGGTGGTGGCGACGGTCCCCGAGGCGGTCGCCGCCCTGGACCCGGCCCGGCCGCTGACGTGGATCAGCGGCCCCTCGGCGACCAGCGACATCGAGCTGAGCCGGGTCGAGGGTGTGCACGGTCCGCGCCGCCTCGAGGTCCTGCTCGTCACGGATGCGTAGGGCCGCAGCGCAGGAGGGACGGGGCGGCCGCCGCCTCTCCCAGCGGGGACCGAGGTCCCCAGGCGGCGGCCGACCCGGTCAGGGGGTGGTCAGCTGCGCTGGACCGTGAGGTGCGCGACACCGCGCACCAGGTCTCGCAGGAGCAGTGTCATCTCGCGGACCAGCATGGACCCTCCCAGAGGTCGTACCTGTGTGTGCTGGACGTCACATACCCCCAGGTCCAGGAGTTCACACCCGCGGTCGGCGTCGGGCGCCGGCCCGGTCCGGACCGGGCGGGGTCAGGCGCGACCGGCGGCGGAGACGGCGTCCGCGACGGGGGTGTCGCCCCCGACCAGGTTCCACTGACGTCCGATGCTCGAGGGGTCGTCGATGACGGCGGCCACGACCGCGGCCACGTCGGCCCGGGTGACCTCGGCACGCTCGACGTCGTCGCCGAGCGCCACCCGCCCCGTCGCGGGGTCGTCGGTCAGACGGCCCGGGCGGATCACGGTCCAGTCCAGGTCGCTGCCGCGCAGCGCCTTGTCGGCGTCCCGCTTCGCCTCGACGTAGGCCCGCCACACCTCGTCGGTGTCCTCCGGGAGCTCGTTGTCGACGTCGATCGCGGAGATCTGCACGAAGCGGGTGACACCGGCCCGGCGGGCGCCGGCGATCGACTTCAGGGACCCACCGAGGTCCACCGAGAGCTTGCGGAACTTGTTGCCGTCGGCACCGCCGCCCGCCGCGAACACGACGACGTCGCAGCCGCTGAACGCGGTGGCGAACTGCCCCTCGTCCGCGGCCTCGATGTCGAGCAGCCGGGCCTCGACGCCCTCGGCCTGCAGGGTGTCCGCCTGCTCCTCCTTGCGCACCAGCGCCACCGGGGTGTGACCACGCTCGGTCAGCTCCCCGTGCAGGAGGCGTGCGATCTGTCCGTGTCCGCCGACGATGGCTACTGTGCTCATGGTCGAGCCCTACCCGGTGCGCGCTCCCACGACACCGGCCCCGGCCCGGCGCCCGGGAGGCCACGGCACGACGGGCTGCGGGATGACGGGCTGCGTCAGTTGAGGATGCGGACGCTCGAGGGCACCCCGCCGTCGCGGTGGACGTCCTCCACCAGCTCCTGCAGCGCGGTGAGGGCGACGTTCTGCGAGAGCGGGCCGTAGGAGACGCGGGCCACGCCGTGGGCCTCCTGCCACGACAGGGCCGGGGTCCCGGGGATGCCGATGGTGGTGAGCCGCTGCGGGCCGAAGGCCTCGACCAGGGTCTCGATCTGGCCCTCGTCGAGCTTGCCCGGCACGAAGACGACCGGGGCGCCGGCGTCGAGGAAGGCCTTGCCACGCTCGACGGCGTCGGCGAGCACGTCGGCGGGCTCGCGGTCCTTGCCGTGCACGAAGGCGTCGGTGCGGGCGTTGAGGACGAAGTCGACGCCCTCCTCGGACGCGACCTTCATGATCGCCTCGACCTGGGCCGCGGCCTCGGCGAGCGGCTTCATCTGGTCCTCGATGTTGGCGCCCACCACGCCGAGACCGATGGCGCGGCGCACCGTGCCGGCCGCATCGCCGTACCCGCCCTCGAGGTCGGCGGTGACGGGGAGGTCGGTGGCCCGCACGATGCGCTCCACGGCGGCGAGCATCTCGTCGACGGGGATGTTCTCACCGTCCTCGTAGCCGAGCGAGGCAGCGATGGAGTGGCTGGCGGTGGCGAGCGCACGGGTGCCCTCGACGGCGGCCACGCTGCGGGCGGAGATGACGTCCCAGACGTTCACCACGGTCAGCAGGGTGGGGTCCTGGTGCAGCCGGAGCAGCGTCGTCGCGTTGGTGCGGGTGGTGTCGTCGGCCATCGGGAGCCTCCTGGTGGGATCGGGTCGGGTCCACGGGCAGTCTGCCGCCGTACGACGGCTTCAAACGGCCCACGCGGGTGGAGGAGGGGCTGTTCAGGAGTCGGGGCTGCCGACCCACGCGGGGTCGTGCGGCATCGGCGCCATCGCGTCGCGCTCACCGCCCGGGGTGGCCGGGTCGGGGTCGCGCAGGGCGCGGGCCAGCGCGTCACGGAGACCCACCAGCTCGTGCCCGACCGGCAGCAGGTCCGAGCGGAAGTCGTCCTCGGCGCAGACCATGCTGTGCTGGAGGCTCTCCACCAGCGACTCCACGGTCGGTCCGTCGACGTCGGTGAGACGCCCCGCGAGCTTGCCGACCAGCTTGGTGGGCAGGCCGGGGACCGTGACGGCCAACCGGCGGGTGCCGGCCACGTCGGCGTAGGTGCGGATGAGGTCGCCGTAGCTGAGCCGCTCGGTGCCGCCGACGTCGTAGTGACGCGACGGACCGGGCACCCGCAGCGCACCCACGAGGGCCTCGAGCACGTCGACGACGGCGATCGGCTGGACCTCGGAGTCCATCCAGCGTGGGAGCGGCTGCACGGGCAGCCGGTCGCTGATCTGCCGCACGACCTCGAAGGACGTGGAGGCGGCGCCGACCAGCACGGCGGCGCGCAGCGTGATCGTCGTCGCCGCGGTGTCGGTGAGGACCCGCTCCACCTCGAGACGGGAGACGATGTGCTCGGACAGCTCGCTCTCGGGCACGTCGGGGACCAGGCCGGAGAGGTAGACCACGCGGCCCACCCCCGCGGCGGTCACGGCGTCGGCGACGTTCTGCGCGGCCTTCTTGTCCTTCTCCCGGAAGTCGTCGCCGGACAGCCCGTGGACGAGGTAGACGACGGCGTCCACGCCCTCCGCCGCTGCGCGGCAGCTCTCGGGGTCGTTGACGTCGAGGTCGACCGGGGTCACCCGGTCGGCCCAGAAGTAGTCGTCGAGCGCCGAGCGGCTGCGCGTCCCGGCGTGGACCTCGTGGCCCTCGCGGAGCAGCAGCGGGACGAGCCGGGAGCCGACGTAGCCGGTCGTGCCGGCGACCAGGACGATCATCGGCCGTACCGGTCGACGTAGCCCACCATGCGGTTGAACATCGTCGAGACCGACTCGAGGTCGGCCACCGCCAGTGGTGGGGTGTCGGCCATCTCGTAGAGCAGGGGCGCGGCCTCCGGTGCCCCGCGTCCGTGGGCGACCTCCACGCTGGTGCGGGCCGCGTCGCGCACGGCGCGGGGGTCGACGGTCCAGATGCTCTCGAAGCGCCGGTGGGCGTCGGGGACCTTCTCCTGGCCGGGGAGCTCCCAGGCCGTGAGGGCCGCCGACAGCCCGGGGGCGTCGCAGATCACCGACCACTCGCGACGCATCGGGTCGGTCTCGTCCAGGCCGACCCGCGTGATCCGGTCCTGGGTGCCGGTCTCGGCGAAGTCGGCGTACACGAAGGTCGAGCGAGAGATCCGCGAGAGCTCGGCCCAGCGCTGGGCCGCCCGCTCGAAGTACGTCGTGCGCTGGAACGAGCCGAAGATGCGCGGCCGCTCGGCCTGGGCGCAGAACTCGTCCTCGATGGCCCACGACAGCGCGAGCAGCGTCGACTTCCTCAACCGCTGGGGTAGCAGGTGCGGGTGGCGTCGGCGCAGGTCGGCGAAGACCGACCGGGAGCCGGAGTCGGTGGTGGCGTCACCCGGGGCGCCGACCAGGTCGATCGCCCGGTCCAGACGGATGCCGGCGTCGCGGTGGGCCAGGACCTGGCGGACGCGCGCGACGTCCTCCGGGGCGTAGCGACGGTGACCACTCTCCAGCCGCTGGGGCACCGGGAAGCCGTGGCGCGACTCCCACATGCGCAGGGTGGCCGGCGCGACGCCGGCCGCCTCCGCGAGCTGGCCGATGCTCAGCGACGAAGGTGGGGAGTCCGCTTGCGCAGACTTGGAGAGTGTGTTCATGATTGGAGGGTAGTACTTCAACACTCTGTTGAACAAGTTGGATCGAAGGAGCGCATCATGACCGACACCACGAGCACCCGCCCCGACAACAGCGACGTCGTCGACTGGAGCGACCTGGGGGCGCGCATGTGGACCTTCCTCACGGGTCAGGAAGCCGCCATCCACTACACCTTCGAGGACATGGCCGTGGAGGTCCCGCGCGACACCGGTCCGCGAGCCCCCCGTGCTACCTGGAAGCTGAACGGCACCCTGACCATCACGACGAACGACCGCAGCACCCCCGAGGCCGCCCGGTGAGCCGGACCGGCCTCACCACGCCCGCGGGCACGCCCAGCATCGTCGCGGCCGCCGACCTCCGCATCGAGATCGAGCGGCCGGGCGCGGCACCCGTCAGCGCGCACGTGCACGGCAGCGGCAGCCTCCTGACGATGGAGGTCGACGAGCCCGGCGCCTTCGCCGGCGCCGAGGACGCCCGGTCCCTCGTCGGTCTCGCCGAGGGGCTTGCCTCGATCGGCGTGTGCGTCCGGGTCGAGAGCCGCGGCCAGCACCTCATCACGGTCGGCGCCACGCGCGCCCCGTGGTGGCACCGGCGGGTCACCGGCTCCCGCCGCATCCGCCTGGGCAGCGTCGGGGGCGTCATCACCTCCGCCAAGGCCCGCGCCAAGAGAATGGAGTCGATCTTGCCCTCCTCACGCATGCTCCCCCCGGGGACCGTCCGTCCGCTCTTCCCCACCGTGCAGCTCAACGCGCGCCGCGCGGTCGGCACGACCCACGCCGTCGAGGGATCGGGCGGACCGCGCCTGGTGCTCGCCTGGGACTACACCCTCGGCGACGAGCGCCCGCCGACGTACTGGCTGGGCGAGACCACCGTCATCGGGTCCGACCCGGCCTGCGACGTCGTGCTCCCGGGGCTCGAGCCGCGCCACGCGGTCATCGACCACGCCGACGGCGACGAGTACGTCGTGACCTCGGCCGAGGGGCGCACCCGCGTCCACGGGGCCGGGGCCCTTGGCCAGGTCCTGCGGACCGGAGCGCGCCTGGACCTCGGTGAGCACACCCTCGTCTACTACCGCGAGGAGTTCGCCGACCACGGTCGCCCGTTCGGTGGTCGCCTCGGCGGCGAGCTCGGTCGGCAGCGGCCGCAGCCGTCGTACGACGAGCTGACCCGCGACGACGAGCAGGGCTGACACCAGGACTGTGCTGAGATGGGTCCATGACCCACAGCTTCGGCATCGACTTCGGCGGATCCGGCATCAAGGGGGCGCCGGTCGACCTCGAGAAGGGCGACTTCGCCGCCGACCGCGTGCGCATCAAGACCCCCCAGCCGGCCACCCCCGAGGCGGTGGCCGAGGTGTTCGCCGAGCTCGTCGCCCGCTTCCCGCAGCAGGATCGCGACGACG
This DNA window, taken from Nocardioides sp. HDW12B, encodes the following:
- a CDS encoding isocitrate lyase/phosphoenolpyruvate mutase family protein; this encodes MADDTTRTNATTLLRLHQDPTLLTVVNVWDVISARSVAAVEGTRALATASHSIAASLGYEDGENIPVDEMLAAVERIVRATDLPVTADLEGGYGDAAGTVRRAIGLGVVGANIEDQMKPLAEAAAQVEAIMKVASEEGVDFVLNARTDAFVHGKDREPADVLADAVERGKAFLDAGAPVVFVPGKLDEGQIETLVEAFGPQRLTTIGIPGTPALSWQEAHGVARVSYGPLSQNVALTALQELVEDVHRDGGVPSSVRILN
- a CDS encoding NAD(P)H-binding protein yields the protein MIVLVAGTTGYVGSRLVPLLLREGHEVHAGTRSRSALDDYFWADRVTPVDLDVNDPESCRAAAEGVDAVVYLVHGLSGDDFREKDKKAAQNVADAVTAAGVGRVVYLSGLVPDVPESELSEHIVSRLEVERVLTDTAATTITLRAAVLVGAASTSFEVVRQISDRLPVQPLPRWMDSEVQPIAVVDVLEALVGALRVPGPSRHYDVGGTERLSYGDLIRTYADVAGTRRLAVTVPGLPTKLVGKLAGRLTDVDGPTVESLVESLQHSMVCAEDDFRSDLLPVGHELVGLRDALARALRDPDPATPGGERDAMAPMPHDPAWVGSPDS
- a CDS encoding DICT sensory domain-containing protein; amino-acid sequence: MNTLSKSAQADSPPSSLSIGQLAEAAGVAPATLRMWESRHGFPVPQRLESGHRRYAPEDVARVRQVLAHRDAGIRLDRAIDLVGAPGDATTDSGSRSVFADLRRRHPHLLPQRLRKSTLLALSWAIEDEFCAQAERPRIFGSFQRTTYFERAAQRWAELSRISRSTFVYADFAETGTQDRITRVGLDETDPMRREWSVICDAPGLSAALTAWELPGQEKVPDAHRRFESIWTVDPRAVRDAARTSVEVAHGRGAPEAAPLLYEMADTPPLAVADLESVSTMFNRMVGYVDRYGR
- a CDS encoding FHA domain-containing protein, whose amino-acid sequence is MSRTGLTTPAGTPSIVAAADLRIEIERPGAAPVSAHVHGSGSLLTMEVDEPGAFAGAEDARSLVGLAEGLASIGVCVRVESRGQHLITVGATRAPWWHRRVTGSRRIRLGSVGGVITSAKARAKRMESILPSSRMLPPGTVRPLFPTVQLNARRAVGTTHAVEGSGGPRLVLAWDYTLGDERPPTYWLGETTVIGSDPACDVVLPGLEPRHAVIDHADGDEYVVTSAEGRTRVHGAGALGQVLRTGARLDLGEHTLVYYREEFADHGRPFGGRLGGELGRQRPQPSYDELTRDDEQG